Proteins found in one Plasmodium knowlesi strain H genome assembly, chromosome: 12 genomic segment:
- a CDS encoding translation initiation factor IF-1, putative codes for MYRTTLPLLTLLVYVTLYFTQALTRRSNLFITPVFNKVYSYRTNYGSPISVNRWTTWRMTTERTPRRNVNVIYNRVKDSHVVKEGKSDTIEMNGVVDQCLANTNFVVRIPNGETFLCFISGKLRINKVKINLGDMVKIQIHKLNFEKRRGKIVFRYLQHAALGGKKW; via the coding sequence ATGTACAGAACAACATTGCCCCTTCTTACCCTCCTCGTGTATGTTACCCTTTATTTCACTCAAGCACTGACCAGGCGGAGCAATTTATTTATAACCCCAGTGTTTAACAAAGTATATTCGTACAGAACCAACTATGGGTCGCCCATCAGCGTGAACAGGTGGACAACATGGAGGATGACAACTGAAAGAACTCCCCGTAGGAACGTTAATGTCATATATAACAGGGTTAAGGATAGCCACGtggtaaaggaaggaaaaagtgataCCATCGAAATGAACGGAGTAGTGGACCAATGTCTGGCCAACACCAATTTTGTGGTTCGAATTCCAAATGGAGAAACCTTCCTGTGTTTCATTTCGGGAAAATTGAGAATCAATAAGGTGAAAATTAATCTGGGGGACATGGTTAAAATACAGATACATAAGTTGAACTTTGAGAAACGCAGAGGGAAAATTGTGTTCAGGTATTTGCAGCATGCCGCACTGGGGGGTAAGAAGTGGTGA
- a CDS encoding splicing factor U2AF large subunit, putative, protein MWRKAVGSYFGGKDESKEDEDAGTDADKPNNEGANGNPREDEKEVKEELNEEEVPKASTTRRGRPSTKKGTKSQATKGEKGSSENKEAPNKKSTDGNDDIGGTGNVGESEVNQGDTNDGSAPKETSLDAEQNTDKPISVKKGKKNKKEEEEEPSSEQSKQLPQESTHEGGEDADEAHKKRRSLSREKKSELTEKESLTGNNPSDEKKVKEKSRERANSDLQEKMKIIKEKLKSSERSQGASIEKDQNKEEGQSKRKHKDVPSSSEEGHSSKRKRRSGERGVEEKGENVSRHRHRSRERERSEEGDRDREGERSLERIRSKDLVRSRGRHRSRSRHRSRSRGRHRSRSRSRGRHRSRHRSRHRRDRSKRLSDSDSDSSSDDRHHRHHHRSRRRRKRSSRNSSDREHSSGSTGNRKGYDRKDRSSSSERRSKETKKKKKTKWDTVDENLLKNHLLDNSANGLLQQQNLALANGLGANNKVTPIVRNPYEVEGDKKQRKLYIGNIPPNSKQEELIDFFNNTLGSIIKDSSLEIKIGDIVLMPILKCEIFNVESRFCFLEFRSLEITWLCLRLDAITFNNYALRIARPHDFVPPPGGDPALTVVFTDIQHEVFEMVKPIKIAPVRSTGDDDNKLYIQNLPHDLGDVQIRDLLQQFGKLKGFNVIKDQSTGLNKGYGFFEYEDSNCTPIAMHALNGFVCGQNILSVKKATFGKSQNSTQNANTISLGSGSVDLPVSLLPNSISQKILSNSIIGLQIQASRKIGEKSSRVVQLTNAVFQEDLIIDSQYEEILRDIKEEAEKYGPLQNIVIPKPNKDLSYTEGVGKIFLHYADETTARKAQYMFNGRLFEKRVVCAAFYSEEKFLAGKYVLS, encoded by the coding sequence ATGTGGCGGAAAGCAGTCGGAAGCTACTTTGGCGGTAAGGACGAGAGCAAGGAAGACGAGGACGCAGGTACCGATGCAGATAAACCAAATAATGAAGGAGCAAACGGAAACCCAAGGGAAGACGAAAAGGAAGTCAAGGAGGAACTGAATGAGGAGGAGGTTCCGAAAGCAAGTACAACTCGAAGGGGAAGGCCTTCCACAAAGAAAGGGACCAAGAGTCAGGCTACCAAGGGTGAAAAAGGTTCATCGGAAAATAAGGAGGCGCCTAACAAAAAGAGTACAGATGGCAACGATGATATCGGTGGCACTGGTAATGTTGGTGAAAGTGAAGTAAACCAGGGCGATACCAACGATGGCAGTGCCCCAAAGGAAACGAGCCTTGACGCAGAGCAGAACACCGATAAACCCATAAGtgtgaaaaaggggaaaaaaaataaaaaggaggaggaggaggagccATCATCGGAACAATCAAAACAACTGCCACAAGAATCGACTCATGAGGGTGGAGAAGACGCAGACGAGGCACATAAGAAAAGACGCAGCTTGTcgcgcgaaaaaaaaagcgagcTTACTGAGAAGGAAAGCTTAACTGGAAACAACCCATcagacgaaaaaaaggtaaaagagaaaagtcgAGAAAGGGCAAACAGTGACCTAcaggaaaagatgaaaataattaaggAGAAGCTCAAATCGAGCGAACGCAGTCAGGGGGCAAGTATAGAAAAGGACCAGAACAAAGAGGAGGGACAAAGCAAAAGAAAGCACAAGGATGTGCCATCAAGCAGCGAAGAAGGCCACTCttctaaaaggaaaaggcgaAGCGGAGAAAGGGGCGTGGAAGAGAAAGGCGAAAATGTAAGTAGGCACCGACATAGGAGCAGAGAAAGAGAGAGAAGCGAAGAGGGAGATAGAGACAGAGAAGGGGAGAGAAGCTTAGAAAGAATTCGAAGCAAGGATCTGGTCAGGAGCAGAGGCAGGCATCGAAGCAGAAGCAGACACAGGAGCCGAAGCAGGGGAAGACATCGCAGTAGAAGCAGAAGCAGAGGAAGGCATAGAAGTAGACACAGAAGCAGACACAGAAGAGATAGGAGCAAGAGGTTAAGTGACAGTGATAGCGACAGCAGCAGTGATGATAGGCATCATCGACACCACCACAGGtcgagaagaagaagaaaaagaagttccAGAAATAGTAGTGATAGAGAACATTCTAGTGGAAGCAcaggaaatagaaaaggataTGACAGGAAAGACAGATCCTCTTCTAgcgaaagaagaagtaaagaaacaaaaaaaaaaaaaaagacaaaatggGATACTGTAGAtgaaaatttattaaaaaaccATTTGCTAGATAACAGTGCCAATGGATTACTGCAACAGCAGAATTTAGCACTAGCTAATGGTTTAGGAGCAAATAACAAAGTAACCCCAATAGTTAGAAATCCCTATGAAGTAGAAGGAGATAAAAAGCAAAGGAAATTATACATTGGTAACATTCCGCCTaattcaaaacaagaagaGTTAATAGATTTTTTCAACAACACCTTAGGATCAATTATAAAAGATTCGAgtttggaaataaaaataggagACATTGTATTGATGCCAATATTGAAGTGTGAAATATTTAACGTTGAATCTAGGTTTTGTTTTCTAGAATTTAGAAGCCTTGAAATTACATGGCTTTGTCTAAGGCTAGATGCCATTACGTTTAATAATTATGCTTTACGCATAGCTAGACCACATGATTTCGTTCCCCCCCCAGGAGGGGATCCAGCACTAACTGTTGTATTTACAGATATTCAGCACGAAGTATTCGAAATGGTGAAGCCCATAAAAATCGCTCCAGTAAGAAGCACAGGAGATGATGACaacaaattatatatacaaaatttGCCCCACGATTTGGGAGATGTTCAGATAAGAGACCTGCTACAGCAGTTTGGGAAACTAAAAGGATTTAACGTTATAAAAGATCAAAGTACTGGATTGAATAAAGGCTATGGCTTCTTTGAATATGAAGATAGTAACTGCACACCTATTGCCATGCATGCTTTGAATGGCTTTGTGTGCGGGCAGAATATACTTAGCGTAAAAAAAGCTACATTCGGAAAAAGCCAAAATAGTACGCAAAATGCAAACACCATAAGTTTAGGAAGTGGTAGTGTCGATTTGCCAGTGTCACTTTTGCCAAATTCCATTTCACAGAAAATTCTGAGCAATTCCATCATAGGATTGCAAATTCAGGCCTCCAGAAAAATTGGTGAAAAATCCTCTCGAGTGGTTCAACTCACCAATGCTGTTTTTCAGGAGGATTTAATTATCGATAGTCAGTATGAGGAAATATTAAGGGATATTAAAGAAGAAGCTGAAAAATATGGACCACTTCAAAATATTGTAATTCCCAAACCAAATAAGGATTTGTCCTACACGGAAGGTGTCGgcaaaattttccttcattacgCCGATGAAACTACGGCCAGGAAGGCCCAGTATATGTTTAATGGGAGGCTGTTCGAGAAGAGAGTAGTATGCGCTGCGTTCTACTCTGAGGAGAAGTTCCTCGCAGGGAAATATGTCCTCTCATAG
- a CDS encoding zinc finger protein, putative, protein MNEPTDGKINDRKRKKPDENTEEGKDLGKSKKKVEFENDEEYEKYLLSSFKKESAHRRGEQGQYASRYGGRNEFHRESNPTEDYTLSDMIKSFYSDLKKYKTVDDMANEIKRLAVQNIRKNLEIICNNECTSSFFVEKYRVKYINEQVELNVKSAQNYFKEFLILYNSNNFDDFTLEVNTNVEKNAEKDNAGKEKEDELDEGTTKQDEDHPTLMEHAQNNHEDDLKNGETLPPNQNELSGKDGHADEEMYKANTWKEKIKCKIENANENSNVLIKIVNYLSTTSLHIDHIPVNIKKFDVIKKLNELNYDVLNANIWDTYSSKESRPFSLSISTVPSFYRKANIYFRKHSKMTKLLSALREKPRNVQINGWYLNNVKRNIYNYVDFRICPPICSHIEVIKADYEKAKILVRKLDASCHIDADLMERIREEAYIEIRQKKRKLGEEQADGEVGDVTPEAVAPSNIQNNGDQLRDSPIIDIIEENKNLSVTKKLDILIMYLRFVHNFCYYSARKFNTYDEMVRECGYFYLRVNMQNKFYNNLIPIFYENFNVSKLEQYGEPGQAKHWIKNSADEYQDDNHDSHAKAALTGENQPNHETNPNEQPTNCPHVQGLKNKYFNDVDSLSEYQLKWLLHFEAEIKDAINANYNEQIEIEKTKEFMDILKNNYILKTTDNPHSDGKSEIRCAKCKKLFNHIKDVPNHIFIKHSQFKLKLITETEAEIMKKCFYEAPHSFHFLFMMEKKYNSGYSKSNLSKNIFKKTKNFRNQNFHLLANNAKSDYKDFDDPSSNVFEDVKQSAPKKSDFYDDT, encoded by the coding sequence atgaacgaaCCAACTGATGGAAAGATCAACgacaggaagaggaaaaagccAGATGAAAACACAGAAGAGGGAAAGGACTTAGGgaagtccaaaaaaaaagtagaatttgaaaatgatgaagaatatGAAAAGTACCTTTTGAGTAGTTTCAAGAAGGAGTCTGCCCACAGAAGAGGGGAGCAAGGACAGTATGCAAGTCGCTATGGAGGTAGAAACGAATTCCACCGTGAAAGCAATCCGACTGAAGATTACACCCTATCCGATATGATCAAGAGCTTCTATAGCGACctgaaaaagtacaaaacGGTGGATGACATGGCAAACGAAATTAAAAGACTAGCAGTACAAAAcattagaaaaaatttggagaTTATCTGTAACAACGAATGCACCAGCTCCTTCTTTGTAGAAAAGTACAGGGTCAAATACATCAACGAGCAGGTAGAATTGAATGTAAAATCTGCACAgaattattttaaagaatTTTTAATACTCTACAATAGCAACAATTTTGATGACTTTACGCTGGAGGTGAATACCAAcgtggagaaaaatgcagaaaaagaCAACgcaggaaaggagaaggaagacgaACTGGATGAAGGAACAACCAAACAGGATGAGGATCACCCCACACTGATGGAGCACGCGCAGAATAACCACGAAGATGACCTTAAGAATGGTGAGACATTGCCCCCAAATCAAAATGAACTCAGTGGAAAAGATGGACACGCAGATGAAGAAATGTATAAAGCCAACacatggaaagaaaaaataaaatgtaaaattgaaaatgcaaatgaaAATTCCAACgttttgataaaaattgtaaattacTTATCGACCACTTCATTACACATCGATCATATACCagtgaacataaaaaagttcgatgttataaaaaagttaaacgaATTGAATTACGATGTGTTGAATGCTAACATATGGGACACGTATAGTTCGAAGGAAAGTAGACCCTTCTCCTTGTCCATCTCCACAGTTCCTTCCTTCTACAGAAAGGCAAATATATACTTTAGAAAGCACAGCAAAATGACAAAACTTCTAAGTGCTCTCCGTGAAAAACCAAGAAATGTTCAAATAAATGGTTGGTACTTAAATAATgtgaaaaggaatatttaCAACTACGTGGATTTTCGAATTTGCCCCCCTATTTGTTCTCACATAGAGGTAATTAAAGCTGATTATGAGAAGGCTAAAATTTTGGTTAGGAAATTGGACGCTTCTTGCCATATAGACGCTGATTTGATGGAGCGCATACGGGAAGAGGCCTATATCGAAATCAGgcaaaagaagaggaaattgGGGGAGGAACAAGCGGATGGGGAGGTAGGTGATGTAACGCCTGAAGCAGTTGCACCAAGTAATATTCAGAATAATGGCGACCAACTGAGGGACAGCCCTATCATAGACATAAtcgaagagaacaaaaatcTCAGTGTTACAAAAAAGCTAGACATCTTAATTATGTATCTTCGATTTGTGCATAACTTTTGTTACTACTCAGCGAGGAAATTCAACACGTACGATGAAATGGTGAGAGAGTGTGGTTACTTCTACCTTCGTGTGAACATGCAGAATAAGTTCTACAACAACTTGATCCCtattttttacgaaaattTTAACGTAAGCAAGTTGGAGCAATACGGGGAACCTGGACAGGCCAAACACTGGATAAAGAACTCAGCGGATGAATACCAAGACGACAACCATGATAGCCATGCGAAGGCAGCACTTACAGGGGAAAACCAACCAAATCACGAAACCAATCCAAATGAACAACCCACCAACTGTCCCCATGTACAAGGCCTAAAGAACAAATACTTTAACGACGTGGATAGCTTGTCGGAATACCAACTGAAATGGCTTCTCCACTTTGAGGCAGAAATTAAAGATGCCATAAATGCAAACTACAATGAACAAATAGAAATCGAAAAGACAAAAGAATTTATGGACAtattgaaaaataattatattttgaaAACAACTGATAATCCCCATAGCGACGGAAAAAGCGAAATACGTTGTGCAAAGTGCAAGAAACTTTTCAACCACATTAAGGATGTCCCTAACCACATCTTCATTAAACATAGCCAATTTAAATTGAAGCTCATCACAGAGACAGAAGCAGAGATAATGAAGAAATGCTTTTACGAAGCCCCGCACAGttttcacttcctttttatgatggaaaaaaaatataattctgGCTATTCGAAAAGCAATTTAAgtaagaatatttttaaaaaaacaaagaattTCAGAAACCAGAATTTTCACCTCCTAGCCAACAACGCGAAGAGTGACTACAAAGATTTTGACGACCCCAGCTCGAATGTCTTCGAGGATGTAAAACAGAGTGCTCCCAAGAAGAGCGATTTTTACGATGACACGTAG